From the genome of Desulfobaccales bacterium:
CCGGTGCCCCCCACCACCAGAGGCTTGACCCCCCGCCGGATGAGCTGGGCGATCACCGCCCGGGCCTCGGTGAGGTAGCGGGCGGCGTCGTAGGGCTCATCGGGCGCCGCCACGTCAATGAGATGGTGGGGCACCACAGCCCGCTCCTCCGGGGTGGGCTTGGCGGTGCCGATGTCCAGCTCCCGGTAGACCTGGAGGGAGTCGGCGTTGATGATCTCGGCCCCCAGCTCCGGCGCCAGAGCCAGTGCCACCTGGGTCTTGCCCACCGCGGTGGGCCCGGCCAGCACCGCCACCTTGGGTTTGGCTGCCATCACCCCTTAGGTCGCCGGAACATCTGATGCAGCTCCGGAAGCGACAGCAGGCGCCATATGGGCCGGCCGTGAGGGCAGGTGGCGGGGCTGCCCACCTCATCCAGCTGCTTAAGGAGGCTGTGCATCTCCTCCAGGGTCAGGGTCTGGCCGGCCTTGATGGCCCCCCGGCAGGCCAGGGCCAGGCGGGCCCGCTCCCGCACCGCCTCGGGGTCGCTCCCGCTCTTGATGGGACTTATTGCCTCCACCGCCTCCAGCACCGCGGCCTCCAGGTCAGTGCCGGCCAGGCAGGCGGGCGCGGCGGTGAGCAGGAAGCTGGCGCCGCCGAAGGGGTCCAGGACCAAGCCCAGTTCCGCCAGCAGGTCCAGATTGTCCTGAACCCAGGCCGCCTGTGGGGGGCTCACCTCCACCACCCGGGGGAAGAGCAGGGCCTGGCGGGGTGATTTCACCTCCCCCAGCCGCTCATAGAGCACCCGCTCGTGGGCCGCATGCTGGTCAATGATGATGAGGCCGCCAGAAGACTGGGCCAGGAGGTAGGTCTCCGCCAGCTGGCCGATCAGGGTCAGATCCCCAAACCGCCCGCCCGGCAGCGCCGCGGCCGCAGGCCGGGGAGGCCGGGCCGGCTCCGGGAAGGGGAGGACGGTGGCGGCAAGGACGGGGGCAACCGGAGCGGCCCCGGCCTCTGCCACCCGGGAGACGGCCGCCGGCTCCCAGCTCACCTGGTAGACGGGCCTCTCGCCCGCCAGCGGCCCCAGACCCTGGCGCAGGGCGGCTAGGAGCAGGCTGTAGATGCGACCGGGCTCCCGAAAGCGCACCTCGGCCTTGGCGGGATGGACGTTGACGTCCACCTGCTCCGGCGGCAGGCGCAAAGAGACCACCGCCGCCGGGTGCCGTCCCCGGGGGAGGCGCCCCTGATACACTTCTTTGAGGACTGCCCCCAAAATGCGGTCCTGGACCACCCGGCGGTTGACCAGGAGGGTCTGGAAGCGGTTGCTGGCCACGGAGAAATCCGGCGCCGAGATCAGCCCCCGGACCCCATAAGGCCCGGCTTCCAATTCAAAGGGGATCAGATTCTGCGCCAGCTCCGGGCCGAAGAGGGCCGCCACCCGCTCCACCAGGCTCATGGCCGCCGGCGCGCTCACCAGGACCCGGACGGGGGTGGCCAGCTCAAAGTGCACCTCGGGATACCCCAAAGCCAGTTGGCGCACCGCCTCCACGCTGGCCGCCTGCTCCGCCTCCTTGCTTTTCAGGAACTTGCGCCGGGCGGGGGTGTTGTAGAAGAGCTCCTCCACCAGCACCTGGGTGCCGGGGGCGGCGGGGGCGGGCCCCAGCTCCAGGACTTCGCCGCCCCGCACCACCAGGCGGGTACCGGCCTCGGCCTCACGCGGCCGGGAGACGAGGGTGAGGCGGGAGACCGCGGCCAGGCTGGCCAGGGCCTCGCCTCG
Proteins encoded in this window:
- the mutL gene encoding DNA mismatch repair endonuclease MutL, which encodes MGRIALLDPATAAKIAAGEVITRPAAVVKELVENALDAGARQISIRLEEGGRRRVLVADDGCGLEPDDLPVAILRHATSKIRREEDLLAIVTLGFRGEALASLAAVSRLTLVSRPREAEAGTRLVVRGGEVLELGPAPAAPGTQVLVEELFYNTPARRKFLKSKEAEQAASVEAVRQLALGYPEVHFELATPVRVLVSAPAAMSLVERVAALFGPELAQNLIPFELEAGPYGVRGLISAPDFSVASNRFQTLLVNRRVVQDRILGAVLKEVYQGRLPRGRHPAAVVSLRLPPEQVDVNVHPAKAEVRFREPGRIYSLLLAALRQGLGPLAGERPVYQVSWEPAAVSRVAEAGAAPVAPVLAATVLPFPEPARPPRPAAAALPGGRFGDLTLIGQLAETYLLAQSSGGLIIIDQHAAHERVLYERLGEVKSPRQALLFPRVVEVSPPQAAWVQDNLDLLAELGLVLDPFGGASFLLTAAPACLAGTDLEAAVLEAVEAISPIKSGSDPEAVRERARLALACRGAIKAGQTLTLEEMHSLLKQLDEVGSPATCPHGRPIWRLLSLPELHQMFRRPKG